In one Pseudomonas sp. R84 genomic region, the following are encoded:
- a CDS encoding carboxylate/amino acid/amine transporter → MGYLLFVTLIQAFSFSLIGEYLAGHVDSYFAVLVRVVLAGLVFIPLTRWRSVEPSFMRGMLVIGALQFGVTYVCLYLSFRVLTVPEVLLFTILTPLHVTLIEDALNRRFNPWALIAALVAVGGAAVIRFDSISPDFFMGFLLLQLANFTYAAGQVMYKHLVAKHPSDLPHYRRFGFFYLGALAVVLPAFLMFGKANFLPEAPLQWGVLLFLGLVSTALGMYWWNKGACMVNGGTLAVMNNLHVPVGLLLNLLIWNQHEELGRLFLGGSVILAAVWISRLGIRKSPATA, encoded by the coding sequence ATGGGCTATCTACTTTTTGTCACGCTGATCCAAGCGTTTTCCTTCAGTCTGATCGGCGAATACCTGGCCGGTCATGTCGACAGTTACTTCGCGGTACTGGTGCGTGTGGTGCTGGCCGGGCTGGTGTTTATCCCGCTGACTCGCTGGCGCTCGGTCGAACCTTCGTTCATGCGCGGCATGCTAGTGATCGGCGCGTTGCAGTTCGGCGTGACTTACGTCTGTCTGTACTTGAGCTTCCGCGTGCTGACGGTGCCGGAGGTGTTGCTGTTCACCATTCTCACGCCGCTGCACGTGACGCTGATCGAAGATGCACTGAACCGCCGCTTCAATCCATGGGCGCTGATTGCGGCGCTGGTGGCGGTGGGCGGGGCGGCGGTGATTCGTTTCGACAGCATCAGCCCGGACTTCTTCATGGGCTTCCTGCTCCTGCAACTGGCCAACTTCACCTACGCGGCAGGGCAGGTGATGTACAAGCATCTGGTGGCGAAACACCCAAGCGATCTGCCGCATTACCGGCGTTTCGGCTTCTTCTACCTCGGCGCGCTGGCGGTGGTGCTGCCTGCATTCCTGATGTTCGGCAAAGCGAACTTCCTCCCGGAAGCACCGCTGCAGTGGGGCGTGTTGCTGTTCCTCGGTCTGGTCTCGACCGCGCTGGGCATGTATTGGTGGAACAAGGGCGCGTGCATGGTCAACGGCGGCACGCTGGCGGTGATGAACAACCTGCATGTGCCCGTGGGGTTGCTGCTGAATTTGCTGATCTGGAATCAGCATGAGGAACTGGGGCGGTTGTTCCTTGGCGGCAGCGTCATCCTCGCTGCCGTATGGATCAGCCGACTGGGCATCCGCAAATCCCCAGCCACCGCATAA
- a CDS encoding mechanosensitive ion channel family protein, translating into MDFKQLWLNAQDLWGTLEQHPLLQAGLALTLLLGIALVLGRVARYLILHASRMLGRQPSLHWINDFRHNKVFQRLAQMTPSLVIQFGLHLVPELSKTAMTFLGNVALSFTILFLLLSVSALLNALLDIYARTEHARTRSIKGYVQLAKMVLYVFGAIIIVATLIDRSPLLLLSGLGAMSAVILLVYKDTLLSFVASVQLTSNDMLRVGDWIEMPQVGADGDVVDITLHTVKVQNFDKTIVSIPTWRLMSESFKNWRGMQQSGGRRIKRSLFIDASGVRFIRDDEEEKLSQVHLLTDYMSRKKAELKAWNEAQGNVAAMSANRRRMTNIGTFRAYALAYLKSHPEIQPNMTCMVRQMQTTAQGIPLEIYCFTRTTVWADYERIQGDIFDYLLAVLPEFGLSLYQQPSGGDLRSGLLPTVLGAASIPEPQKHLM; encoded by the coding sequence ATGGATTTCAAACAGCTCTGGCTCAACGCCCAGGACCTCTGGGGCACCCTCGAACAGCATCCACTTTTGCAGGCCGGCCTCGCCCTGACGCTGCTGCTGGGAATCGCGCTGGTGCTCGGACGAGTGGCCCGTTACCTGATCCTGCACGCCAGCCGCATGCTCGGGCGCCAGCCGTCGCTGCACTGGATCAATGACTTTCGCCACAACAAGGTGTTTCAGCGTCTGGCGCAGATGACGCCGTCGCTGGTGATTCAGTTCGGCCTGCATCTGGTGCCGGAACTGAGCAAAACCGCGATGACTTTCCTCGGCAACGTCGCGTTGTCGTTCACCATTCTGTTCCTGCTGCTGTCGGTCAGCGCCCTGCTCAATGCCCTGCTCGACATTTATGCGCGCACCGAGCACGCCCGCACGCGCTCGATCAAAGGCTACGTGCAACTGGCAAAAATGGTTTTGTACGTATTTGGCGCGATCATCATTGTCGCGACGTTGATCGACCGTTCACCGTTGTTGCTGCTCTCGGGTCTGGGTGCGATGTCGGCGGTGATCCTGTTGGTTTACAAGGACACCCTGTTGTCGTTCGTTGCCAGCGTGCAGTTGACCAGCAACGACATGCTGCGGGTCGGCGACTGGATCGAGATGCCGCAGGTCGGCGCCGATGGCGATGTGGTCGACATCACCCTGCACACGGTCAAGGTGCAGAATTTTGACAAGACCATCGTCTCGATCCCGACCTGGCGGCTGATGTCGGAGTCGTTCAAGAACTGGCGCGGCATGCAGCAATCGGGCGGACGGCGGATCAAGCGCAGCCTGTTCATCGATGCCAGCGGTGTGCGTTTCATTCGTGATGACGAAGAAGAAAAGCTCTCGCAGGTGCACTTGCTGACCGATTACATGAGCCGCAAGAAAGCCGAGCTCAAGGCGTGGAACGAGGCGCAGGGCAATGTCGCGGCTATGTCGGCCAATCGCCGACGCATGACCAATATCGGCACGTTTCGCGCGTATGCACTGGCGTATCTAAAGAGTCATCCGGAGATTCAGCCGAACATGACCTGCATGGTCCGGCAGATGCAGACCACCGCGCAGGGCATTCCGCTGGAAATCTACTGCTTCACCCGCACCACGGTGTGGGCCGATTACGAGCGGATTCAGGGGGATATTTTTGATTATCTGCTGGCGGTGCTGCCGGAGTTTGGCTTGAGCCTGTATCAGCAGCCGAGTGGTGGGGATTTGCGTTCCGGGTTGCTGCCGACGGTGCTTGGCGCGGCCAGCATTCCCGAGCCGCAGAAACACCTCATGTAA
- a CDS encoding DEAD/DEAH box helicase, whose amino-acid sequence MFSQFALHERLLKAVAELKFVEPTPVQAAAIPLALQGRDLRVTAQTGSGKTAAFVLPILNRLIGPAKVRVSIKTLILLPTRELAQQTLKEVERFSQFTFIKSGLITGGEDFKVQAAMLRKVPDILIGTPGRMIEQLNAGNLDLKEVEVLVLDEADRMLDMGFAEDVQRLVDECPNRQQTMLFSATTGGSGLRDMIGKVLNNPEHLQLNAVSQLNSTTRQQIITADHNQHKEQIVNWLLANETYQKAIIFTNTRAMADRIYGRLVAQEYKAFVLHGEKDQKDRKLAIDRLKQGGVKILVATDVAARGLDVDGLDMVINFDMPRSGDEYVHRIGRTGRAGNDGLAISLICHGDWNLMSSIERYLKQSFERRTIKEVKGVYGGPKKVKASGKAVGVKKKKTDAKGDKKKTAAKTPTKRKSANRPKPDSLVSSDGMAPLKRRKPAEPAAE is encoded by the coding sequence GTGTTTTCCCAATTCGCCCTGCACGAACGCCTGCTTAAAGCTGTGGCCGAGCTGAAATTTGTCGAGCCAACGCCTGTGCAAGCCGCGGCCATTCCGCTGGCGCTCCAAGGGCGTGATCTGCGGGTGACGGCGCAAACCGGTAGCGGCAAAACCGCCGCTTTCGTTCTGCCAATCCTCAATCGCCTGATCGGCCCGGCCAAGGTTCGCGTCAGCATCAAGACGCTGATCCTGCTGCCGACCCGCGAGCTGGCCCAGCAGACGCTGAAGGAAGTTGAACGTTTTTCGCAGTTCACTTTCATCAAGTCCGGTCTGATCACCGGCGGTGAAGACTTCAAGGTCCAGGCGGCGATGCTGCGCAAAGTGCCGGACATCCTCATCGGCACCCCGGGCCGGATGATCGAGCAACTCAACGCCGGCAACCTCGACCTCAAAGAAGTCGAAGTGCTGGTGCTCGACGAAGCCGACCGCATGCTCGACATGGGCTTCGCCGAAGATGTGCAGCGTCTGGTCGACGAATGCCCGAACCGTCAGCAGACCATGCTGTTCTCCGCCACCACCGGTGGTTCCGGCCTGCGCGACATGATCGGCAAGGTGCTGAACAACCCTGAGCACTTGCAGCTCAACGCGGTCAGCCAGCTGAACTCGACCACCCGTCAGCAAATCATCACCGCCGACCACAATCAGCACAAAGAGCAGATTGTGAACTGGCTGCTGGCCAACGAGACCTACCAGAAAGCGATCATCTTCACCAACACCCGCGCCATGGCCGACCGCATCTACGGCCGCCTTGTGGCTCAGGAATACAAAGCGTTCGTGCTGCACGGCGAGAAAGACCAGAAGGATCGCAAACTGGCGATCGACCGTCTGAAGCAGGGCGGCGTGAAGATCCTCGTGGCCACCGACGTCGCGGCCCGTGGTCTGGACGTTGATGGTCTGGACATGGTGATCAACTTCGACATGCCTCGCAGCGGCGACGAGTACGTGCACCGCATCGGTCGTACCGGTCGTGCCGGTAACGACGGCCTGGCGATCTCGCTGATCTGCCACGGCGACTGGAACCTGATGTCGAGCATCGAGCGCTACCTCAAGCAGAGCTTCGAGCGTCGCACCATCAAGGAAGTCAAAGGCGTCTATGGCGGTCCGAAGAAGGTCAAGGCCTCGGGCAAAGCCGTTGGCGTGAAGAAGAAAAAGACTGACGCCAAGGGCGACAAGAAAAAAACTGCCGCCAAGACGCCGACCAAGCGCAAGAGCGCCAACCGTCCGAAGCCGGACTCGTTGGTGAGCAGTGACGGCATGGCGCCGCTGAAACGCCGCAAGCCAGCAGAGCCTGCGGCTGAGTAA
- a CDS encoding papain-like cysteine protease family protein: protein MLTTAATQFTGESLPRCLAGHLLDPQLTEVEAAEQISPLAAGSLNFNMQKQTQTNWCWAAVSASVGNYYGTGNWTQCGVASTQLDRNCCNQPGPCNVYGYLDSALQTTRSYNGMNQGSLQMSAIQNQISMGRPVGLRCAWYGGGAHFLTIYGTNGDYLLVADSIYGYSTRALNAFPRAYNGGGNWTHTYFTVKN from the coding sequence ATGTTAACCACCGCAGCAACACAATTCACCGGCGAATCACTGCCAAGGTGCCTGGCCGGTCACCTGCTCGACCCGCAACTCACCGAAGTCGAAGCCGCTGAACAAATCAGCCCCCTCGCCGCCGGCAGCCTCAACTTCAACATGCAGAAACAGACCCAGACCAACTGGTGCTGGGCCGCCGTTTCCGCCTCGGTCGGCAACTATTACGGCACCGGCAACTGGACTCAGTGTGGTGTCGCCAGCACCCAGCTCGATCGCAATTGCTGCAATCAGCCGGGGCCGTGCAACGTTTACGGCTATCTGGATTCGGCCCTGCAAACCACCCGCAGCTACAACGGCATGAATCAGGGTTCGCTACAGATGTCGGCCATTCAGAACCAGATCAGCATGGGCCGTCCTGTCGGCTTGCGCTGCGCCTGGTACGGCGGTGGGGCGCATTTCCTGACGATTTACGGCACCAACGGCGATTACCTGTTGGTCGCGGACTCGATCTACGGCTATTCGACCCGTGCGCTGAACGCGTTCCCCCGCGCCTACAACGGCGGCGGCAATTGGACTCACACTTACTTCACCGTGAAAAACTAG
- a CDS encoding thioredoxin family protein encodes MNVENHPVVSREEWLAARKQHLSHEKAFTRERDRLSAERRALPWVKVDKDYHFQGPNGELKLADLFGKHSQLVVYHFMFAKDWEEGCQGCSFLSDHIDGANLHLAHHDIAVVAVSHAPFNEFQAFKQRMGWKFDWVSSEGCDFNYDFGVCARAEDVAAGKATYNYEKTDSAEEEMPGLSVFYRDAKGDIFHTYSTYARGLDMLVGAYNYLDLTPKGRNEDEIMEWVRHHDRYALATKSSCCHGN; translated from the coding sequence ATGAACGTTGAGAATCATCCGGTGGTATCGCGCGAAGAATGGCTCGCCGCCCGTAAGCAACACCTCTCTCACGAAAAAGCCTTCACCAGGGAACGCGATCGCCTCAGCGCTGAACGTCGCGCCTTGCCTTGGGTGAAGGTCGACAAGGACTACCACTTTCAGGGGCCCAACGGCGAATTGAAGCTGGCCGACCTGTTCGGCAAACACAGCCAATTGGTGGTTTACCACTTCATGTTTGCCAAGGATTGGGAGGAAGGTTGCCAGGGTTGCTCGTTCCTCAGCGACCACATTGATGGCGCCAACCTGCATCTGGCGCATCACGATATTGCGGTGGTTGCTGTGTCTCATGCGCCGTTCAATGAGTTTCAGGCATTTAAACAGCGGATGGGCTGGAAGTTTGACTGGGTGTCTTCAGAAGGCTGCGACTTCAACTATGACTTCGGAGTTTGCGCACGGGCTGAAGATGTCGCAGCGGGAAAGGCTACGTACAATTACGAAAAGACTGACAGCGCCGAGGAAGAAATGCCCGGCCTGAGCGTGTTTTATCGTGATGCAAAGGGCGACATATTCCACACCTACTCAACCTATGCCCGCGGTCTGGACATGCTGGTTGGCGCCTACAACTACCTCGATCTCACGCCCAAAGGCAGGAATGAGGACGAGATCATGGAGTGGGTTCGGCATCATGATCGCTATGCGTTAGCGACAAAATCCAGTTGCTGCCACGGAAACTGA
- a CDS encoding transcriptional regulator produces MTTYNWDLIERLLHEVQNSAGHSFAPRAYAEDYAAEKASAGEPIENLDHLKTLACDYERLLLLRGYIAPRPDEEGSTGNNFVLTPRGSSLLSLIDSSIPGNDHPRQVLDEQDDALAEATFDEVASKAQIA; encoded by the coding sequence ATGACGACTTATAACTGGGATTTGATTGAACGCTTGCTGCACGAAGTGCAAAACAGCGCAGGCCACAGCTTTGCCCCACGGGCTTATGCCGAAGATTATGCGGCCGAGAAAGCCAGCGCCGGCGAGCCGATCGAGAACCTTGATCACCTGAAAACGCTGGCTTGCGACTATGAAAGGTTGTTGCTCCTGCGCGGCTATATCGCACCGCGCCCGGATGAGGAGGGCAGCACCGGAAACAATTTTGTCCTGACCCCGCGCGGCTCAAGCCTGCTGAGCCTGATCGACAGCAGTATTCCCGGCAATGATCACCCGCGTCAGGTGCTGGATGAACAGGACGATGCGCTGGCTGAGGCGACGTTTGATGAAGTGGCTTCAAAAGCCCAGATCGCCTGA
- a CDS encoding DUF6279 family lipoprotein: MSRWFTHITALLIFTLALGACSRVGLAYRNLDVIIPWTLGDYLDMNGEQKDWFNERLKDHLSWHCTTQLPGYLDWLDRLQSMVETNQVTDAALQARTTEAKQAIAETAKEITPSAIELLQGLDDRQVAEMNDAFAKDLRKRQQEYLKPPLDQQIAERGARMVKRLNDWLGPLSATQEQRVMAWSTALGDQYTQWIANRAHWQKQFSAAVAQRKSPEFPQRIETLLVNRESLWTADYRKAFAETEAQGRSLAVDLMAESTPQQRQRLLKKIEGVRKDFNDLKCLKAAQKT; encoded by the coding sequence ATGTCTCGCTGGTTCACGCACATCACCGCACTACTGATTTTCACCCTCGCCCTCGGCGCTTGCAGTCGCGTCGGTCTGGCCTATCGCAATCTCGACGTCATTATTCCGTGGACGCTCGGTGATTACCTGGACATGAACGGCGAGCAGAAAGACTGGTTCAACGAACGCCTCAAGGACCACCTGAGCTGGCATTGCACCACGCAATTGCCGGGTTATCTGGACTGGCTTGATCGCCTGCAGAGCATGGTCGAAACCAATCAGGTCACCGATGCTGCGTTACAGGCGCGCACTACGGAAGCCAAGCAGGCCATTGCCGAAACAGCGAAGGAAATCACGCCTTCGGCCATTGAGTTGTTGCAAGGTCTGGATGACAGGCAAGTGGCCGAGATGAATGACGCGTTTGCCAAGGATCTGCGCAAGCGTCAGCAGGAATACCTGAAACCACCGCTTGATCAACAAATTGCCGAGCGTGGCGCACGAATGGTTAAACGCTTGAATGACTGGCTCGGCCCCTTGAGCGCCACCCAGGAACAGCGAGTCATGGCGTGGTCGACCGCGCTGGGCGATCAGTACACCCAATGGATTGCCAACCGCGCCCATTGGCAGAAGCAGTTCAGTGCAGCAGTGGCGCAACGTAAAAGCCCCGAATTCCCACAGAGAATCGAGACGCTTCTGGTCAATCGCGAGAGCTTATGGACAGCGGATTACCGCAAGGCCTTCGCCGAAACTGAAGCGCAGGGACGTTCACTGGCGGTTGACCTGATGGCCGAAAGTACGCCGCAACAGCGTCAGCGGTTATTGAAGAAGATCGAGGGTGTGCGTAAAGACTTCAACGACCTCAAATGCCTCAAGGCCGCGCAAAAAACCTGA